In Candidatus Cloacimonadota bacterium, the following are encoded in one genomic region:
- the alr gene encoding alanine racemase, producing the protein MKGFERSWVEIDLDSFAHNLQQMKNRLSANTGFMQIVKADAYGHGAYEIALQSLQLGAVSLGVANAEEGALLRYQNIEAPILILSPSFQEEIELILENKLTPTVTTLDFAEALNSKSTMQKIKVHLEIDTGMGRSGIRYDNALSMINQIKMLPNLEIEGIFSHFSSSESDIGFTNLQNERFKKIIEQLDLPIKYIHIANSTAVITCSPEFANLVRIGLLSYGVYTDDDLCDKIDLLPVMSFKSAICQIKEAKKGETIGYNRTFTAVRDIRYAIIPVGYADGYDFLLSNRGKVIINGNLYPLLGRISMDMITVDVTDGQEIECGDEVTLLNSGDLRSEKIVALYEGLSYELLCQIGRRARRYYRQDGKIVATSPLSRREFVSHDFSDKKLNLIIESAISQRLQSKEIASLIYSEILRRFFVDKDQNIHYRKNFQHSIVFSIPREKNLENYYEVTTELTFTKILQQEYFYVACANRYEDLEKYFRRRDVEYRWLLDDKFSLTEDFFEVTNVSINDFPLSFQKEMRDGCMEIKCSHPELSGLVGNEVRFSISTKTYYPKKSQQLTVYITEITRGVKICFSYPDKEFEDIEVVSIVSGQSKYPIIDKQKDTLEVKTGEEEWIYPNSGVVFVYKK; encoded by the coding sequence ATGAAGGGATTCGAAAGAAGTTGGGTCGAGATAGATTTAGATAGTTTTGCTCATAATTTGCAGCAAATGAAAAACAGGTTATCTGCCAATACAGGATTCATGCAGATCGTTAAAGCAGACGCTTACGGACATGGAGCTTATGAAATTGCTTTGCAAAGCTTGCAGCTCGGGGCTGTTAGTTTAGGGGTAGCCAATGCCGAAGAGGGAGCATTGTTACGCTACCAGAACATCGAAGCACCTATCCTTATTCTATCACCGAGTTTTCAGGAAGAGATCGAGCTTATCTTAGAAAACAAATTAACTCCTACAGTAACCACTTTAGATTTTGCTGAAGCTCTGAACAGTAAATCCACTATGCAAAAGATCAAAGTACATCTGGAAATAGATACCGGTATGGGTCGTAGCGGCATTAGATATGATAATGCTCTCTCTATGATAAATCAGATAAAGATGCTGCCTAACCTCGAAATAGAAGGGATCTTCAGCCATTTCAGCAGTAGTGAATCGGATATTGGCTTCACTAATTTGCAGAACGAGAGATTTAAAAAGATCATCGAACAACTCGATCTTCCAATCAAATATATCCACATCGCCAATAGTACTGCTGTGATCACCTGCTCCCCTGAATTTGCTAATTTAGTGAGGATAGGTCTCTTATCCTATGGTGTCTATACTGATGACGATCTGTGTGATAAGATAGATTTGCTACCGGTAATGTCCTTCAAATCGGCAATTTGCCAGATAAAAGAGGCAAAAAAGGGCGAAACTATCGGATATAACAGGACTTTCACTGCCGTAAGAGATATAAGATATGCCATCATCCCTGTCGGGTATGCAGACGGATATGATTTTCTCCTTTCTAACAGAGGAAAAGTGATCATCAACGGTAATTTATATCCTCTGCTTGGCAGGATCAGTATGGATATGATCACAGTGGATGTTACCGATGGACAAGAGATCGAATGTGGTGACGAGGTAACTCTGTTGAACAGCGGAGATTTACGTTCCGAAAAAATCGTTGCCTTATACGAAGGTCTCTCTTATGAACTGCTCTGTCAAATCGGAAGAAGAGCCAGACGGTATTATCGTCAAGATGGGAAAATCGTTGCTACTTCCCCACTTTCCCGAAGAGAATTCGTTTCTCACGACTTTTCCGATAAGAAACTCAATCTGATCATCGAATCAGCCATCAGTCAAAGATTGCAGAGTAAAGAAATTGCCTCTCTCATATACAGTGAAATATTGCGCCGCTTCTTTGTTGATAAAGACCAGAATATCCACTATCGTAAGAATTTTCAGCATAGTATTGTGTTTTCGATCCCTCGAGAGAAAAACTTGGAGAATTACTATGAGGTAACAACAGAACTGACTTTTACCAAGATCTTGCAACAGGAATATTTTTATGTTGCCTGCGCCAACAGATACGAAGATCTGGAAAAGTACTTCCGGCGACGTGATGTAGAGTATAGATGGCTACTCGATGATAAGTTCTCTCTTACTGAAGATTTCTTTGAGGTAACAAATGTCTCTATCAATGATTTCCCTTTATCTTTCCAAAAAGAGATGCGGGATGGATGTATGGAAATCAAATGCTCCCATCCAGAGCTATCCGGTTTGGTTGGAAATGAGGTCAGGTTCTCTATCTCCACTAAGACCTATTATCCCAAAAAATCGCAGCAATTAACTGTCTATATTACAGAGATCACTCGCGGAGTTAAAATCTG